TAACCGTCAAAACACGCTCTACAATAAAGTTAGTTTTGCTGCTCGTAATACCCAAAGCTCGATGATGGATTACTTTGCCGATGTTACCAATAGAGATATTAATAACAATGGAGTAACCTTCAACGACTTGAAAGATGGACTAAATTTTGATGCTCCTAATTTTTTGTATGCAAGTGATATGTATTATTGGTCGTTTTTGATTAATCCTCAAGGTAACCCATTTGCTGGAGCAGAAGCAGGTAAGTCGGTTGACCAAAAATATGATTTTGAATCTACAGGACGTGTGAGCCAATGGACAATAGGATATGGAGGAACAGCCAATGAAAAATTGTATTTAGGGTTTTCGTTGGGTATACCAAGTTTTAGATACGAAACTCGTACTAATTACTCAGAAAGTATTATTAATTATGAGGCTATTCGCTCGTTTGATTTTACTAAAAACTTAACGACAAGTGCCAGTGGTTTAAACTTGACATTTGGGGGTATTTATAAACACAACAATATGGTTCGTTTTGGAGCATCTATTACAACACCAACATGGTATAATATAGATGAGTCGAGTTCGTCGTCACTCAAAGTGGATGTTGATGCAAGTAAGTCGGGAGGTATCGAGTTATCGTCGAATGTGTTGGATGGTAATAATACAATTGCCAATCGGTTGTTGGCTTTGGGTTATGGTATTGCACAAGCCAATGGTACGAGTTATATTACCAATGTGCCACGGTTATCAATAGCTCCTTATGATGTCAACTATCAGTTAAGAACGCCCTTCAAAGCCAATGGCGGGGTAGCGGTATTTTTTGGTAAAAAAGGCTTTTTATCGGCCGATGTCGAATATGTGGGCTATCGTAGTATGAAATTGAGTACATCAAGCAATGATGCGGCCTTGAGTGGCGATTTGGCTTATTATACTGATAATATCAAAAGACAATATAAAAATGTAGTAAATTTTAAGCTCGGAGGCGAGTTTCGTGAAGGCATTTTTGCGGCACGTGCAGGTATTGCTTATTATGGCGATCCTTATGCAACTACATTTGATAATGAGTCGATTAATCGCTCTCAGATGGTGTATTCTGCTGGTGTGGGTATCAAAACCAATACTTTCTATATAGATTTGACAGGAATGTACAGCCAAACCAAACAGGCTTATAACCCTTATGTATTGGACGATTCAGCTAAGTTTGCTACAGCTACTATCAACAACTCTTGGGTAAAAGGCTTAGCTACTTTTGGTGTTTATTTCTAGAGGTTATTTTTCAACAAAAACATGAGTTATGTATGAGTGATCACTCATGTTTTTGTTGAAAATAAATTACATTTTCATTTCATCCAAAAGCCACAATAGTTGCTCTACATCAATACTACCATCAACTTTTAAGTCGGCACGCATATAATCTGGTAGGCGTGCTTCGTAGCGTTTTCGGATATCATCTAGCAATGCCATATTATTCGATTGCTTATTGATGAGAGGCCTATTGTTGGCATCGGACATCTTGATGCGTTTGGCCAAATCCTCGGGCTGTACATTCAAGAATATACTAATACCCTGAGCCTTGATAAAGTCCATGTTATCAAAAAAACAGGGAACTCCACCACCAGTAGCAATCACGACTTTTTGGTTGGGGAGGAATTTTTTGAGAATCATACTTTCTACTTCACGGAAATAATTCTCGCCCTTCCATTTAAAAATCTCTGGAATAGATTGGTTTTCGTGGCGTTCTATAAGCTCATCCATATCTACAAATTGGTAGCCAATAGCTTTTGCCAGCTGACGACCCAAGGTGCTTTTACCAGAAGAGGGCATTCCAACTAAAAATATATTTTTCATGTATCTATTTCTGCCTACCCCAAACATGCTAGTATACTAGTTATGACTAGGCTGCTAAAGGGATTTTATTGTAACTTTTCCAAGACTTCTTCTTTAGATGGCGTTGCGTTATGCGACCATTTTCCTTTTACTGTACCATCTTTTAGCAACCAAATAACAGGGTTAGCTCTAGCAATGGTTTTTAATACCTTAACGTCGGCACTTAATACAGGGATAGCTAATTTTTGTTCGGAAACAAACTTTTGAACATCGCTGTCGGCCGAGCCTGTTACAAGCCAAACGGTAACGTCAGACCCCTTCAAACTTTGGATTAAACTTCTGATTTTATCAAAATGTTCAGTATGGGCTTTTTGTACAAAAGGACTAACAATCATTAATTTTTTTCCTACAAAACTTTCAGCTTTATAGTCAATCGAGTCACCATTACGATACAAATTATAGTCGGTAATACGAGCTTTGGCCTCGTCTTCATTGAGCTGAATCATTTGTTTGAATTTCCATGTGGTATCGGTTGGATATTCGTTAAATTCTTGCTCTTTGCCATTTTTCTCCATAATATACTTAAACTTAGGTGTTTCGCTAGGCTTCATGTTTTCGGCAATATTTTCGCCAATAGCATAAGGCAAGCCATCTTGTACAGGCAAATAGCGAACTGCATAAATGCCAAGTAATAAGCAAAATACACTAGAAATAGCTACAACAGAGCCTGTTTTTTTATCGGCAAAAATATGGCGTTGCCACAAAATAATTAAAATAAAGAACAGTAAGACCATATCCTTGATAAACGATGTCCAAGGTTTTAGTTTGATGGTTTCTCCAAAACAACCGCAGTCGGTTACTTTATTGAAATATGCCGAATAAAAGGTAAGAAAACCAAAGAAAATTACTGTGGCTAGCAATACCCAAGAGGCTGTCTTGAGTTTATATTGTACCAATAAGCACACCCCAAGCACCAATTCTAAGGCACATAGAAAAATCGAAACATACAAGGCCAAAGGAACCCAGAAATGCCAAAATCCCGCCATCCAAGGAAAGTCTGTAGCAAAAACATCAAAATATTCTTCTAATTTGATTTCTGTTCCTACTGGGTCGTTGAGTTTGATTAGTCCTGAGAAAATAAAAATGATACCAACGAAAATCCGAGAAAAATGAGCAATAAATTTCATGATAGAATGGGGTTCAAAAATAAGAGCTAGGGATTGATTATTGACAATAGCTATAGTATTGCCATGAATTTACAAAAATAACCAAGACCATGCCACAATTCTGTTAATGAACTGTTAAAGCAATTTTTATGAGCTGTATTATTGTTGTTGCTGTTGTTGTTGTCCCCAACCCATTTGGATAAGACAAAAAACGGCATAATTAAGCATATCTTGATAGTTGGCTTCTACACCTTCCGAAACAAGGGTTTGTCCTTGATTATCTTCGATTTGTTTCGTTCTAAAGATTTTCATCAAAATCAAATCGGTCATCGAACTTACACGCATATCACGCCAAGCTTCGCCATAATCATGATTTTTGTTCATCAAAAGTCCAAGTGTTTTGGCTACTTGTTGGTCGTAAAGCTCGCTTAACTCTGTTTCCGAAAATTCCATTTGAGTAGAATCGGTAAGGGCATTCTGAATCATCGCAATGATACAGTAATTGATAATACCAATAAATTCACCTTCAATACCGTCGTTTACCTTCTGTACCCCTTTCTCTTGGATAGACCGAATACGTTGTGCCTTAATGAAAATTTGGTCGGTTAAACTTGGCAAACGTAAAATACGCCAAGAAGTACCATAATCTTTATTTTTTTTCTGGAAAAGCTCTTTACACACAGATATTACTTGACGATATTCGATTTCTGTTTTTGTCATTAGCATAATAAAATAAGGACAGTATACTAAAATGTCCAGGTAGGTTGTTGGATATATTCTGCAAAAGTATTGCTTTTTGACCGAAATTTAAACTTTGAGACAGCTCAGCAATAGCATTTAGTAAGAATGAAGCATTTGGTATCTTCTTATGATAGGCGTAATAACCCTTTGCGTGTATATCGATTAAAGGTGTAATTTTTGCTATTATAGTTGTAAAGTAAGCTGAACAGAAAAAAGCTCATTTTCTGACACAATAGCCAGATTGTGTCTATTAGGATACAATAGCTCAAGTCGCTTTTGAGTATTTTGTAATCCTATTCCACTAGCAGCTCTCTTTGGTTGTTGGGGTAATTTATTGTTGCGTATCTCCACATACAACATTGATTTTTCTACCGAAACGCTAATTTGTACCCACGCTTTTGTTTTGGCAATTACGTTTTCAACGCCATGCTTGAAGGCATTTTCTACTAAGTTCAATAACAACATCGAAGGAATTGTGTCTTTTTCTCCTATATTTTCGGTATCAAAACCAATTAAAACCCTATTCCCATAGCGTATTTTAGCAAGGTCAAGATAATCCGTAATATGCTCTAGTTCGTTTGATAATAGTATCAGATCAAAAGACGACTCATAGAGTGTTCGTCGCATTAAATGTGATAATTTTAAGATAGCCTCCAAAGCCCTAGCATCGTTTTGTAATACAAGGCTATAAATACTATTGAGATTGTTAAAAAAGAAATGGGGATTTAGCTGATTTTTGAGCTTATTTAATTCCAATAAAGAGTTATCTCTTTCTAAAGTGATTATTTTGATAGAGGACTCGTAATATGACTTTCCGAATTTGATAACCAGCGGAAAAAGTAGTTCAAAAAAAGTATCAAAAAGGTAATAAAATGAAGGATGATTTCCCAGAAAAGCATTTTTGAGTCCATTTTGAAAGAAATTAGTACTAGCGTAGTAGGTTTCGCTATGGACATTAATTTGCCCCAATTTCAAATATGCCCCAATACTATAATAATTAATGAGCGTAACCAAGGCATAGTAAACTATGCACAATGCCAATAAGGGCAGATATTTCTTTTGAAATAGAAGAGGAATTCCCTTGTAGGCAATACCGTAAAAAGCCAGAATATTGATGCAAAAATTAGAAAACCCCGTAGGCAATATCCTGCCAGAAGTGAGGCTTTCTTGCAGTACGATAAACCTAAGAAAAAAGATAATTGCCCAAAACAAAATATGTAAAAACACGCTTAAAGCTGGAGGATAAGTCAAGTGGATAGAGCGATGGCGATACATACTAATTAATGGGTTTGATTCTTTGTAATACTCTTTCTCGAAATTGTAGTCCTATCTGAAGTTTTGTATCATTTTCTAGTTCAATGACATTCCCCTCAATAGATTTTACAGCGTCTATTTGTACAATATATGATTTATGAATTCTGAAGAATAGCTGTGAAGGTAAAAGGCTTTCTACCTTTTTCATAGTAATATGCGTTACGATAGTTTTACCTACGAATGGTACAATCTTGATATAATCGCCAAGTCCTTCTATATACAAAATATTGTCAAAGTCTATTCGGGTAATTTTACCATTTTCTTTTACGTAAAACTTGGTATCTTCCTCTCCTTGAGATTCTTCCAATATTGTGGGTATACTGCTAGCCGAATTATGTAAAAGAGTTATTTTATTAATCGCTTTCAAAAACCTATCAAAAGCAATAGGCTTTACCAGAAAGTCGCCTACGTCTAGGTCAAAGCCTTCAATAGCATATTCCTGATAAGCCGAAGTGATAATCACATAAGGGCGTTTGTGAAGCGATTTTAGCATTTGAATACCCGAAATTTCGGGCATTTTGATGTCAGTAAATACAATATCCACTTCATGTTGGCGGATATATTCTAGTCCTTCCAAAGCATTAGACAATACTATATCTAGTTGTAAAAATGGAATTTTCTCGATAAAATGCTGCATTACTTGTTGGGCGGGCAGTTCATCGTCGATAACAATACATTTAAGAGGATACGCCATATTTGATACGATTGGTTAAGCTGGCTCATAAATTTATATTGACTTCTCCAAAACCATGTTTGTCGATAGCCAGCCCTAGTTTATCGATTTTTTTTAATTTACTATTATTTCATTATCAATTTTGGATTGCTCGAAAATACCATAAATAAGGGCAAAAAGACGATTTTATAACGTTTAAATTCAAAATTAATATGAGATTTCCAAGGGTTTTATTCCTGATTTTGTTTATGCCAAAGTTGGCTTTAGGTCAACTATCAGCGAAGTCTATTGCTACACAGCAAGGGATAGCCATCAAGACACTACTAACCCCAATAGGAGCAAAACGGGTAGTAGGGTTAGGCGAGGGCACACATGGTACCAAAGAATTTAATGATATTCGGGTAGCTATTATTCAAGAGCTTTTCCTCCAAAAAGGCTTTAATATCATTTGTCTGGAAAGTGCTTATGGTGGAGGTTATTGGCTCAATCAAATCATCAATTCTAATGAGGATATTAAACAAGCCATGAAACAGCACCTAACTTCGATTTGGCAAACCCAAGAAATAGAAGCCTTGTTGCTATGGATGCGGCAGTATAACCAAACTCATAACAAGCCCATAACATTGATGGGTATGGACTGGAATTATATAGGAGGTTCAGGTAAAATCGTAAAGGAATTTTGTGAGAAAATAGGTACGTTAAAAACCTATGCCAACCAGCTAGAGCAATGTACCCTCAGGCAAGATACTGCGTGGGAAAAGCAAAATGATACTACAGCCGTACTGAATATGGCCGATATTATTCTGAATGCTTCAGAAGGGTATACTCTTACTGTCAAGATTGACAGTATTATGAATACAAAGCATGAATATCCTTTGGCTTTGAAAAATGCTTTACTTAATTGTAAACATGGGTTTTATGTATTGTATCAGGCAGGGAAAAAGCAAGAAGCTTTGTCAAGAGATGCCATGATGGCCGATATGGTATTGGCTGTATTAAACCAGCAACCCAATGCAAAAATGGCTATTATGGCTCATAATGGCCATGTGGCCTACAAAGCATCGGAGTATTTGCAAGGTGATGCCAACCCTGGAGGGATGGGGTATTTTTTACGAAAAAAAATAGGGAAGTCGTATTATGCAATAGGCACAACCACCGTAAAAGGAACTTATAGTGCTACAACAGATTTTGTAGATACCCATACCAATCAATTTCGGCCTTATCGCTTAAATAATCCTATATCAACCTCTTGGGAAGCTTATTTTGCCCAACAAAAATCAAGTATTTTTTGGATTGACGCAGGGGCGGGTTTATTGAAAAATAAGAAAAAATCATTTCGGTTTATTGGCTATCGGCCAGAAAATCAAGATAGTTATACCGAAGAAGCCAGTTTTGACACCTACTTCGATGCCATGCTGTTTCTCAGAGAAACTACTGCTGCTAGGCATTTATTTTAACAAACCCAGTAAGGCTAAAATACCTACTTCGTACTATCTTTGTGGTTTATAACAATCCTGATTTTGGTATGACGCAGATAATTAATTGCAGAGGAACACTTGTCGATTTAGTCCAGCCCCGTATTATGGGTATTATGAATATCACACCTGATTCCTTTTTTGAAAGAAGCCGCTTTTATACTACTGATGAAATTTTGACCCAAACCGAAAAAATGTTATTGGCAGGTGCTACCTTTTTAGATTTGGGAGGGCATTCAACACGCCCTGGGGCATCGCCAGTAAGCCAAGACGAAGAAATGAGGCGAGTTGTGCCTGCAGTCGAACAGATTTTGGCTCGGTTTCCTGAGGCGTTAATTTCTATAGATACCTTTCGGGCTTCGGTGGCCAAAGCTTGTGTCGAGGCTGGTGCTGTTATGATTAATGATGTTTCGGGGGGCTTGCTCGATACCCAAATGTACAAAACCGTAGCCAGCTTTGGTAATGTACCTTATGTATTGATGCACATGAGGGGAACCATCGAAACCATGACGCAAATGACCCAATACGATAATTTGGTATTAGATATTCTCGACGACTTACAGCAAAAAGTAGCTCAGCTCAGGGCTTTGAATCAGCGTGATATTATCCTTGATTTGGGTTTTGGGTTTGCCAAAAATATCGAACAAAACTATAAGTTACTTAATCATATCGAAGATTTTGCTGTGATGAACTTACCAATGTTGGTAGGGGTGTCTCGTAAGTCT
The DNA window shown above is from Flectobacillus major DSM 103 and carries:
- a CDS encoding shikimate kinase, with the protein product MKNIFLVGMPSSGKSTLGRQLAKAIGYQFVDMDELIERHENQSIPEIFKWKGENYFREVESMILKKFLPNQKVVIATGGGVPCFFDNMDFIKAQGISIFLNVQPEDLAKRIKMSDANNRPLINKQSNNMALLDDIRKRYEARLPDYMRADLKVDGSIDVEQLLWLLDEMKM
- a CDS encoding BT_3928 family protein; protein product: MKFIAHFSRIFVGIIFIFSGLIKLNDPVGTEIKLEEYFDVFATDFPWMAGFWHFWVPLALYVSIFLCALELVLGVCLLVQYKLKTASWVLLATVIFFGFLTFYSAYFNKVTDCGCFGETIKLKPWTSFIKDMVLLFFILIILWQRHIFADKKTGSVVAISSVFCLLLGIYAVRYLPVQDGLPYAIGENIAENMKPSETPKFKYIMEKNGKEQEFNEYPTDTTWKFKQMIQLNEDEAKARITDYNLYRNGDSIDYKAESFVGKKLMIVSPFVQKAHTEHFDKIRSLIQSLKGSDVTVWLVTGSADSDVQKFVSEQKLAIPVLSADVKVLKTIARANPVIWLLKDGTVKGKWSHNATPSKEEVLEKLQ
- a CDS encoding DUF1599 domain-containing protein, which codes for MTKTEIEYRQVISVCKELFQKKNKDYGTSWRILRLPSLTDQIFIKAQRIRSIQEKGVQKVNDGIEGEFIGIINYCIIAMIQNALTDSTQMEFSETELSELYDQQVAKTLGLLMNKNHDYGEAWRDMRVSSMTDLILMKIFRTKQIEDNQGQTLVSEGVEANYQDMLNYAVFCLIQMGWGQQQQQQQ
- a CDS encoding sensor histidine kinase, encoding MYRHRSIHLTYPPALSVFLHILFWAIIFFLRFIVLQESLTSGRILPTGFSNFCINILAFYGIAYKGIPLLFQKKYLPLLALCIVYYALVTLINYYSIGAYLKLGQINVHSETYYASTNFFQNGLKNAFLGNHPSFYYLFDTFFELLFPLVIKFGKSYYESSIKIITLERDNSLLELNKLKNQLNPHFFFNNLNSIYSLVLQNDARALEAILKLSHLMRRTLYESSFDLILLSNELEHITDYLDLAKIRYGNRVLIGFDTENIGEKDTIPSMLLLNLVENAFKHGVENVIAKTKAWVQISVSVEKSMLYVEIRNNKLPQQPKRAASGIGLQNTQKRLELLYPNRHNLAIVSENELFSVQLTLQL
- a CDS encoding LytR/AlgR family response regulator transcription factor; protein product: MAYPLKCIVIDDELPAQQVMQHFIEKIPFLQLDIVLSNALEGLEYIRQHEVDIVFTDIKMPEISGIQMLKSLHKRPYVIITSAYQEYAIEGFDLDVGDFLVKPIAFDRFLKAINKITLLHNSASSIPTILEESQGEEDTKFYVKENGKITRIDFDNILYIEGLGDYIKIVPFVGKTIVTHITMKKVESLLPSQLFFRIHKSYIVQIDAVKSIEGNVIELENDTKLQIGLQFRERVLQRIKPIN
- a CDS encoding erythromycin esterase family protein, which encodes MRFPRVLFLILFMPKLALGQLSAKSIATQQGIAIKTLLTPIGAKRVVGLGEGTHGTKEFNDIRVAIIQELFLQKGFNIICLESAYGGGYWLNQIINSNEDIKQAMKQHLTSIWQTQEIEALLLWMRQYNQTHNKPITLMGMDWNYIGGSGKIVKEFCEKIGTLKTYANQLEQCTLRQDTAWEKQNDTTAVLNMADIILNASEGYTLTVKIDSIMNTKHEYPLALKNALLNCKHGFYVLYQAGKKQEALSRDAMMADMVLAVLNQQPNAKMAIMAHNGHVAYKASEYLQGDANPGGMGYFLRKKIGKSYYAIGTTTVKGTYSATTDFVDTHTNQFRPYRLNNPISTSWEAYFAQQKSSIFWIDAGAGLLKNKKKSFRFIGYRPENQDSYTEEASFDTYFDAMLFLRETTAARHLF
- the folP gene encoding dihydropteroate synthase: MTQIINCRGTLVDLVQPRIMGIMNITPDSFFERSRFYTTDEILTQTEKMLLAGATFLDLGGHSTRPGASPVSQDEEMRRVVPAVEQILARFPEALISIDTFRASVAKACVEAGAVMINDVSGGLLDTQMYKTVASFGNVPYVLMHMRGTIETMTQMTQYDNLVLDILDDLQQKVAQLRALNQRDIILDLGFGFAKNIEQNYKLLNHIEDFAVMNLPMLVGVSRKSMIWRKLNIPASEALNGTTALNTVSLLKGANILRVHDVKEAIEVVHLVEALLAK